The following are encoded in a window of Castanea sativa cultivar Marrone di Chiusa Pesio chromosome 9, ASM4071231v1 genomic DNA:
- the LOC142608607 gene encoding dirigent protein 22-like yields the protein MAKIKIKTKTKTLLILLTIFSISTLITAKKNHGFSRILSPAKLGLKREKLSHLHFYFHDIVSGKNATAVRVAEAPMTKTSLTGFGAVVMIDDPLTMKPQLSSKPVGRAQGIYASASQTDVGLLMVLNFAFTEGKYNGSTLSVLGRNTVFSDVREMPIVGGSGLFRFARGYAHAHTHTLDFKTGDAVVEYNVYVFHY from the coding sequence ATGGCCAAGATCAAGATCAAGACCAAGACCAAGACCCTCCTCATTCTCCTCACCATTTTTTCTATCTCAACCCTCATCACCGCCAAAAAAAACCATGGCTTCTCAAGAATCTTATCTCCGGCTAAACTCGGTCTAAAGCGTGAGAAACTGAGCCACCTCCACTTCTACTTCCACGACATAGTCAGTGGGAAAAACGCCACGGCGGTGAGAGTCGCCGAGGCTCCGATGACAAAGACATCACTCACAGGTTTCGGAGCCGTTGTTATGATCGACGACCCTTTGACTATGAAGCCCCAGCTGAGCTCAAAACCCGTTGGCCGAGCTCAAGGAATCTATGCTTCTGCTTCGCAAACTGACGTGGGGTTGTTAATGGTGCTCAACTTTGCTTTCACTGAAGGCAAGTATAATGGCAGTACTCTCAGTGTGTTGGGGCGCAACACTGTGTTCTCCGATGTCAGGGAAATGCCTATCGTTGGTGGGAGTGGGCTTTTCCGATTCGCACGTGGGTATGCTCATGCTCATACTCACACACTTGACTTTAAAACTGGTGATGCTGTTGTGGAGTATAATGTTTACGTCTTTCATTATTGA
- the LOC142608608 gene encoding dirigent protein 22-like, with protein MAKTKTITFLLILFTIFSISTLTTAKKTHGFSRILSPAKLGLKREKLSHLHFYFHDIVSGKNATAVRVAEAPMTKTSLTGFGAVVMIDDPLTVKPQLSSKPVGRAQGVYASASQTDLGFLMVLNFAFTEGKYNGSTLSVLGRNTVLSDVREMPIVGGSGLFRFARGYAHAHTHTLDFKTGDAVVEYNVYVFHY; from the coding sequence ATGGCCAAGACCAAGACCATCACCTTCCTCCTCATTCTGTTCACCATTTTCTCTATCTCAACCCTCACCACCGCCAAAAAAACCCATGGCTTCTCAAGAATCTTATCTCCAGCTAAACTCGGGCTAAAGCGTGAGAAACTAAGCCACCTTCACTTCTACTTCCACGACATAGTCAGTGGGAAAAACGCCACGGCGGTGAGAGTCGCCGAGGCTCCGATGACAAAGACATCACTCACAGGTTTCGGAGCAGTTGTGATGATCGACGACCCTTTGACTGTAAAGCCCCAGCTGAGCTCAAAACCCGTTGGCAGAGCTCAAGGAGTCTATGCTTCTGCTTCGCAAACTGACCTGGGGTTTTTAATGGTGCTCAACTTTGCTTTCACTGAAGGCAAGTATAATGGCAGTACTCTCAGTGTGTTAGGGCGCAACACTGTGTTGTCCGATGTCAGGGAAATGCCTATCGTTGGTGGGAGTGGGCTTTTCCGATTCGCACGTGGGTATGCTCATGCTCATACTCACACGCTTGACTTTAAAACTGGTGATGCTGTTGTGGAGTATAATGTTTATGTCTTTCATTATTGA